GCGACCACGACTCCCGACCCGAAGAGCGGCAAGCCCCTGATCACCGAACTCACGGAGTCGGACATCGGTCAAGGAATGGACGCGGCCGCCGCCGTGGGCGACGACCGTCTCCAGGAGAAGTACCAGGGCAGCGTCACGCCGGACACCTGGACGCACGGCTCTGCGGCGCAACGTCAGAAGTGGTTCACCACCGGCTACCGGTCCGGGAAAGTCGACACCTGCAACACGTTCGCCTGAATCGAGGCCAGGGCGCGTGCGACGCCGCATCTTCGAGGCGGAGCCCGAATCGGCCACGTGCATCATGAGGATCGCCGGGATCGACCTCTCCGACCGGCGGACGGGCTGGGGCGTCGATGCGGTCCCGCCCACCATGGGCGCCGGTCGCGGCTGACGCCGCGAGCGCCGTCCCGGTGCGGCTCCTCACCGGGTGCGGTCCCTCGCTACGAGCGGGGGCCGCACCCGGGCGGAGTGCAGGCGGAGTTGCCCCGGCCGGGCTTCCGCGTCGCATCCGTCCTCGCAGCTTCCTTCTCCGCCTTCTTGGCCTGGCCCGGCGGCAGATGCGGGGCGTCGGACGCCGCTCCCCGCCCCGCCGTGGCCACGGGACCGGTCGAACTGGCCGGTTGCGGCCGCGCAGTCCCGGAAGCGTCCGGCTGTGCGCCGGGAGCCGCGCCCGGACGCGGAGAGGAGGACGCCGGGGACGTTCCCCGCGCTCCGACCGCAGTGGCGGCGGTGCCCGGCTTGCCCGCGGCGGGGTCACCGTCGTCCCGCTTGCCCCCGGGGGTGCGGGACGCGGTGGAGGCGCCGCGGCCCTCGCCGGGCGGGGTCGGGGCGTCGGTGACGGCGAAGGCGGTCATCGTGACGGCGGCCAGCGCGACGGACGCTCCGGCGAACAGAAGCCGTCCCCGCGCGGGCAGCGCCCGGCGCGCGGGCCGCGCCTCGGCCGGCGCCGGGCTCCGGTGCGTGTGCCCCGCCGTGCGCGGCGCGCTCTGCCCGGCCGCGACGGGGCTCGTGGCGTTCGCCGTCGGTACGAGAGCCGTGCGGTCCTCGTCGGCCAGCGCGGTCAGGACGCGGGCACACCCACCGGCCGTGGGCCGGTCCTGCTCGTCCAGGCTGGTCATGTCCCGTATCAGCGAGGCCAGTCGGTCGGGCAGGCCGGGGGGCAGCGCGGGTGCCCGGTGCAGCCGCGCGATCGCGGCCTCCACGGGGATACCGTCGTACTCCAGCCTGCCGGTGAGGCACTCGAGGAGTACGAGGCCGAGCGCGTACACGTCGGCGGCCCGGCCGACGGGGCGGCCGAGGACCTGCTCCGGGGCGAGGTAGGCGGCGGTGCCGACGAGGGTGCCGGCGGTGGTGCGGGAGGGGTCGTCCAGCATCCGCGAGATGCCGAAGTCGATGAGGTGCGGGCGGCGGGCAGCGTCCAGGACGATGTTGGACGGCTTGACGTCGCGGTGGACGATGCCCGTCTCGTGCGCGTGGTCCAGCGCCTGGGCGACGCCCGCGCCGAGAGCGGCGGTCGCGGCGGGGAGCAGCGGCCCTTCGGCGATCCGCTTGAGCAGGTTGTCGCCCT
This is a stretch of genomic DNA from Streptomyces sp. NBC_00102. It encodes these proteins:
- a CDS encoding serine/threonine-protein kinase translates to MRLQDFAQHAASLGTAEIVGGRYRLDGLLGSGGAAHVHRGFDLRLRRPVAVKVFRQDAGVDFEVSLLNEAVILARLDHPGLVTAYDTGQHDGRPFLVMRLVEGDNLLKRIAEGPLLPAATAALGAGVAQALDHAHETGIVHRDVKPSNIVLDAARRPHLIDFGISRMLDDPSRTTAGTLVGTAAYLAPEQVLGRPVGRAADVYALGLVLLECLTGRLEYDGIPVEAAIARLHRAPALPPGLPDRLASLIRDMTSLDEQDRPTAGGCARVLTALADEDRTALVPTANATSPVAAGQSAPRTAGHTHRSPAPAEARPARRALPARGRLLFAGASVALAAVTMTAFAVTDAPTPPGEGRGASTASRTPGGKRDDGDPAAGKPGTAATAVGARGTSPASSSPRPGAAPGAQPDASGTARPQPASSTGPVATAGRGAASDAPHLPPGQAKKAEKEAARTDATRKPGRGNSACTPPGCGPRS